The DNA sequence TCCGCCGAAATACTTGACCGCATCCTTAGCATGCCGGTAATGGCCGGACAGGAAACTAAATGAAGATTTACCATGAAGAATGTTCCGTCAAGAAGAATATTTATCCGTTCGATGCTGGGAGGCGGAACGCTGCTTGCAGGAGGAACCTTCCTGGCAGGTGGAGCGCTGCTTTCGGCCGGATGCGGGCGCGGGGGCAGTTCAGGAACCCCTGAAAAAGGGGGAATAAATCCTGAAGAAGGGGTGAATCCCGGAGAAAAGGCGCAGGAAGAAACAGCAGCAGCCGATCCCTGCGAGGATTTCTCACAGCTGAGCAGCGAAGAACTGAAAGCGCGTGAAAAGCTGGGATATGAAGAAGAGTCGCCTATTCCTGACAGGCAATGCGCTAACTGTAATCTCTGGCTTCCTCCTAAAGACGGGGAAAAGTGCGGCGGATGTACCTTGTTCAAAGGGCCGGTATATGCCGCCGCCTATTGTACTTACTGGGCGCCGCAGGTGTAAGCGCTAACAACAACTAATTAAAACCCATGAACAAACCCCTGATCGCAGCCTCTTATTATTCCGGCTTTGAGCTGGCTCACGATACCTATAACGCTATTTCCGCGGCAAGCGACGGAAAGATTTATTATGTACTCTCTTCAGAATCCCCGGAAGAAGGGGGAAAGGTGTACGTGTATGACCCGCGCCTTGACGAAACCCGGTTGCTGGCTGATTTGACGGCTGTTTGCGGGGAAAAGGGCGCGAATGCCATCCCGCAGGGAAAAAGCCATGTCGATTTTTACGAAAGTAATGGCAAATTATACTTTAGCACCCATATCGGGTTCTACGAGATGATCGGGGGCATGGAACGGCTGCCAAAGAATCCCCCGGGAGGGATGGGTTTGTACCCGGGCGGGCATTTCCTTTCTTATGATCTTGGCAGTGGGGAATTCCGCGACCTTGGGCTTGTTCCCCACGGCGAAGGTATCCTGACAATGATCATGGATGCGGCCCGTGGATACCTGTACGCGATCACCTGGCCAAGAGGATACTTTATCAGCTACTGCATCGAAACGGGTGAACTCCTGGATCACGGCCTGGTCTCCTCCAACGGGGAGGCGGGTATGCCGGGAAAAGATTACCGCGTACTCTGCCGCTCCATGTTCATTGACCCGGAAGACGGAGCCGTGTATCTTTCTACTTCCGAAGGAGAGATCCTGTGCTATACTCCCCGTTCCGGGACGCTGAAGAAGATGGAGGAGCTGAATTTGCGGCTGGATTATTTTGGAAGATATGAACCGGATAACCCGGGCAGCATGGGATACAACTGGCGGAAGATCCTCTGGTATGGTCCGGATAAAGCCGCTTACGGAGTACATGGCAATTCCGGCTACCTGTTCCGTTTCGACCCTCGTGAACATGCCATAGAAATAGTGGAGCGGATCACCTCGGAGCCTTCGAAAAAAAGCGGCATGTTCGATCAGTTCAGTTACGGTTACCTTGGCCTTCAGCTGGGCCCCGACGAACAAACCCTATATTACCTTACCGGAGGACCGGTATATATCAATGGTAAGCGGGTAAATGGCGCCCCCCGGATAGCAAAGGGAGCAGCCCGGGGCCTGGAGAACTTGCATCTGGTCACTTATAACCTGCCTGAGAGGAGATATACCGATCACGGCCCGGTTTTTTACCCCGGCGGGGGAAGGCCCACTTACGTGAATTCCATTGCCCTGGGGCCGGACGGTTATGTTTATACTCTTGCCCGGTTTGAACACGAGGGAAAGATCATCCAGGACCTGATAAAGTTTCCGGACCCGCTGGCAAGGGCTAAGCGTTAAGTTAAGACAATGGAAAAGCCTCCCGGCATCATACGCATACTCCGCTCGCTCGGCCCCGGCATTATCACCGCGGCCCTGGTCTTCGGACCCGGCAGCCTTACGCTGGCTTCCCGCCTGGGATCGGACTATGCGTATCGTTTACTGTGGGTAATTGCGGCGGCCGTGCTGTTTATGATCATTTTTACAGCGATGAATGCAAGGATAGGCGTAGCTGCGCAGCAATCCCTATTAATGGTGATCCGGGAAAAATGGGGGAGGGCCGTTTCAATAGTGAGCGGTATAGGTATTTTCCTGGTGACTGCCTCTTTCCAGGCGGGAAATTCCGTAGGAGTAGGGATGGCCTTTTCCGAATTGTTTGATTCTTCCCCGGCGCCCTGGATGATTATTTTTACGCTTGTGGGAATAGGGCTTCTTTTTTCCAGGGCTTTTTACAGAATATTGGAAAAGATCATGATGGCGCTTACCGGCCTGATGATCGTCGCGTTCCTGCTTACCATGCTGTGGGTCCGGCCCAGTTTGCCCGGTATCCTCTCCGGTTTTGTTCCGGTTATTCCCGATGGGTCTGTAGCCCTTATTATTGCTACGGTCGCATCCAATTTCTCCATTGTCGGTGCTTTTTACCAGTCTTATCTGGTCCGGCAAAGGGGCTGGAAGGACCGGGATGTAAAGAAGGCATTAAATGACAGCCTGGCTGGCATCGTTATCCTGGGCCTGATAGGTTCCATGATACTTATCACGGCTGCTGCTGTGCTGCACGGCGGCCAGACGGAGGTAAGTACGGCTACGGATATGGCACGGGCGCTGCAGCCGCTCCTGGGGAAAAGCGCGGAAACTCTGTTCATGTGCGGCCTGTTCGGGGCCTCTTTTTCTTCCCTGATAGGGAATGCAACGATAGGAGGCGCGCTGCTTGGTGATGCGCTGGGCTTCGGCAGTAACCTGCATTCCCCTAAAGTGCGCTTGCTGATTGCCCTGGTGATGATCCTGGGCAGCGTGGTGGCGGTCACGTTCGGAGGGCTTCCCCTGGAACTGATTGTTTTCGCGCAAAGCCTGACCATATTTATCGTTCCCTTTATCGGCGCTGCCATTTATGCCGTGGCAAA is a window from the Anseongella ginsenosidimutans genome containing:
- a CDS encoding Nramp family divalent metal transporter, which translates into the protein MEKPPGIIRILRSLGPGIITAALVFGPGSLTLASRLGSDYAYRLLWVIAAAVLFMIIFTAMNARIGVAAQQSLLMVIREKWGRAVSIVSGIGIFLVTASFQAGNSVGVGMAFSELFDSSPAPWMIIFTLVGIGLLFSRAFYRILEKIMMALTGLMIVAFLLTMLWVRPSLPGILSGFVPVIPDGSVALIIATVASNFSIVGAFYQSYLVRQRGWKDRDVKKALNDSLAGIVILGLIGSMILITAAAVLHGGQTEVSTATDMARALQPLLGKSAETLFMCGLFGASFSSLIGNATIGGALLGDALGFGSNLHSPKVRLLIALVMILGSVVAVTFGGLPLELIVFAQSLTIFIVPFIGAAIYAVANDAAVMGKLKNSVFSNILGGIGLLILFALAFANARSLF
- a CDS encoding high-potential iron-sulfur protein, with protein sequence MKNVPSRRIFIRSMLGGGTLLAGGTFLAGGALLSAGCGRGGSSGTPEKGGINPEEGVNPGEKAQEETAAADPCEDFSQLSSEELKAREKLGYEEESPIPDRQCANCNLWLPPKDGEKCGGCTLFKGPVYAAAYCTYWAPQV